CACCGCCAGTTCGCGGCCCATGCCCGAGCCCGCACCGGTGATGGCCGCGACCTTGTTCTTGAAATCTTTCATCAACGCCTCCCAGGGAGCCTCTTGCTTATTGTGGGTACGATCGCGGATGCGATCGTATTCATGCGCGTAGCGCATTTAAAGTGTAATCGGCCGCGCGGAACTCACGCGAGCGCAGCCAGAAGCCGAAGGTGAAGCCCGGCCACAGCGCGGTGATCTTGCCGCTGCTGTGCTTGTACCAGCTGTTGCAGCCGGTGGCCCAGATCGAGCCGCCGAGGCGCTCGTGCAGCTTGCGGTTGTAGCGGTCCTGCACTTCGGGCTTGACCTGCAGCGTGCCCGCGCGCGCATCACGCAGGTGTGCCAGCAGGCGCAGGATGTAGCCGACCTGGGTTTCGATCATGAACACCATCGAGCTGTGGCCCAGGCCGGTGTTGGGGCCGACGATGAAGAACAGGTTGGGGAAGCCCTTCACCAGCGTGCCCAGATAGGCCTCCTCGCCGTCCTTCCAGGCCTCGGCCAGGCTCTGGCCGCCGCTGCCCCTGATCACGCCGGCAATGGGGTTCTCGGTGGCGTAGAAGCCGGTGGCGAAGATCAGGCAGTCCACCTCGCGCTCGACGCCGTCGGCGGTGACGATGGAATGCGCACGGATCTCGCGGATGCCCTCGGTGACCAGGTTTACGTTCGGGCGCTGCAGCGCCGGGTACCAGTCGTTCGAGATCAGGATGCGCTTGCAGCCGATGGTGTAGTCCGGCGTGACCTTGGCGCGCAGCGCCGGATCGCGCACCTGCTTTTTGATGTGCCGCTCGGCCACCTTCTGGAAGACCTTCATGATCCAGGGATGGATCACCATGCCCATCACCCGCGCCTCATGCGTCCAGTAGATCCAGGCGCGGTGCAGCCGGCGCGCGAACGGAACGTGGCGGAACAGGAATTTCTCGACCCGCGTGTAGGCGCGGTCCGGGCGCGGGATGATCCAGTTGGGCGTGCGCTGATACACGTCCAGCCGCGCCACCCGCGGCGCGATCTCGGGCACGAACTGGATGGCGGAGGCGCCGGTGCCGATCACCGCCACGCG
Above is a genomic segment from Nevskiales bacterium containing:
- a CDS encoding NAD(P)/FAD-dependent oxidoreductase, which translates into the protein MNAVPNTARKLPDHEVAIVGTGFAGLCMAIKLKEQGQRDFLLIERGASVGGTWRDNDYPGAACDVPSHLYSFSFEPNADWSRKYPTQPELHRYLKGIADRHGLLPQIRFNTNFLGAEFDETAQLWRIRTDHGELTARVLVSGAGGLAEPKLPDIPGVESFRGKTFHSSRWDHGYDLAGKRVAVIGTGASAIQFVPEIAPRVARLDVYQRTPNWIIPRPDRAYTRVEKFLFRHVPFARRLHRAWIYWTHEARVMGMVIHPWIMKVFQKVAERHIKKQVRDPALRAKVTPDYTIGCKRILISNDWYPALQRPNVNLVTEGIREIRAHSIVTADGVEREVDCLIFATGFYATENPIAGVIRGSGGQSLAEAWKDGEEAYLGTLVKGFPNLFFIVGPNTGLGHSSMVFMIETQVGYILRLLAHLRDARAGTLQVKPEVQDRYNRKLHERLGGSIWATGCNSWYKHSSGKITALWPGFTFGFWLRSREFRAADYTLNALRA